GCGCTCGGTTGGGCGACCGGCATTGCCATCGGCGTCGCTCTGGGCGGGTCGCTCGCGCTCGCGTGGCGGCGCAACGGCTGACGCGCCGCACCTTTCACACGCCCGGCCGCGCCATCTTGTTCCAGCCAAGAGAGTGGCCGCCCCATCCCCGACATACACACAACATGATCGAAGCCTGTCACCTCACCAAGACGTTCAAAGATAAGAAACGCGGCACCATCACCGCGGTCGACGACGTCTCCTTCACCTGCCGCCCCGGTCAGATCTACGGCCTGCTCGGCGCCAACGGCGCGGGCAAGACCACCACGCTCCGCATCCTGGCCACGCTGCTCCAGCCCAGCACGGGGACCGCGACCGTGGCGGGCCACGATGTCAGCACCGCGCCCGAGCAAGTCCGCGCCAACGTCGGCTTCCTCGCCGCCAGCACCGCGCTCTATGGCCGCCTGAACGCTCGCGAAATGATCGCGTATTTCGGCCGCCTCAACGGCATGGACGACGCCACCATCCGCGCGCGCATCGACGTGCTCGCGCGCGAACTCGACATGCACGAGTTCCTCGATCGCCGATGCGACAAGTTCTCCACGGGCATGAAGCAGAAGACTTCCATCGCCCGCACCCTCGTGCACGACCCGGCGGTGATGATCTTCGACGAGCCGACGCTCGGCCTCGACGTCATGACGGCGCGCTCGATCGTGAAGTTCGTCCGCGC
This window of the Candidatus Didemnitutus sp. genome carries:
- a CDS encoding ATP-binding cassette domain-containing protein — translated: MIEACHLTKTFKDKKRGTITAVDDVSFTCRPGQIYGLLGANGAGKTTTLRILATLLQPSTGTATVAGHDVSTAPEQVRANVGFLAASTALYGRLNAREMIAYFGRLNGMDDATIRARIDVLARELDMHEFLDRRCDKFSTGMKQKTSIARTLVHDPAVMIFDEPTLGLDVMTARSIVKFVRACRERGKTVIYSTHVMSEVEKLCDTIGIIHNGRLVAEGTLDQLRARFGEQDMEEVFVKAVGGEAAVAAALNR